Proteins encoded by one window of Phytohabitans houttuyneae:
- the kduI gene encoding 5-dehydro-4-deoxy-D-glucuronate isomerase, translating into MTTEQLRRRFLVEELFVPGEVRLVYSHEDRMVVGGVAGPADLPCPSELRAEYFLERRELAAVNVGGDGAVTVDGTRHELAARECLYIGRGAREVSFDGRFYLVSTPAHTGYPTVKATLEDAEPVRLGSAERSNERTIYKYIHVKGIQSCQLVLGVTVLEPGSMWNTMPCHTHERRTEVYFYFGLPEEDRVVHLMGRPDETRNLVVAGEQAVISPCWSVHTGFGTASYAFVWAMGGENQAYEDVEPVAIGQLR; encoded by the coding sequence ATGACCACCGAGCAGCTGAGGCGGCGCTTTCTGGTGGAGGAGCTGTTCGTGCCCGGCGAGGTCCGCCTCGTCTACTCCCACGAGGACCGCATGGTCGTCGGCGGGGTCGCGGGACCGGCCGATCTGCCCTGCCCGTCCGAGCTGCGCGCGGAGTACTTCCTGGAGCGCCGCGAGCTCGCCGCCGTCAACGTCGGCGGCGACGGCGCCGTGACCGTCGACGGCACGCGCCACGAGCTCGCCGCCCGCGAGTGCCTGTACATCGGTCGCGGCGCGCGCGAAGTGAGCTTCGACGGGCGCTTCTACCTGGTGTCCACGCCGGCGCACACCGGGTACCCCACCGTGAAGGCGACGCTGGAGGACGCCGAGCCGGTGCGCCTCGGCAGCGCCGAGCGGTCGAACGAGCGGACCATCTACAAGTACATCCACGTCAAGGGCATCCAGAGCTGCCAGCTGGTACTCGGCGTGACCGTCCTCGAGCCGGGCAGCATGTGGAACACCATGCCCTGCCACACCCACGAGCGCCGCACCGAGGTGTACTTCTACTTCGGACTGCCCGAGGAGGACCGGGTGGTGCACCTGATGGGCCGTCCCGACGAGACCCGCAACCTCGTGGTGGCGGGGGAGCAGGCGGTCATCTCGCCCTGCTGGTCGGTACACACCGGGTTCGGCACCGCCAGCTACGCCTTCGTGTGGGCGATGGGCGGCGAAAACCAGGCGTACGAGGATGTGGAGCCGGTCGCGATCGGCCAGTTGCGGTGA
- a CDS encoding IclR family transcriptional regulator yields the protein MPREGSSIDKTLAVLEALAEHHRVTDIAAATGVSKSTVHRILQALVLWGFARADGSGAYEPGPRILTLAGRVMHRFDPARQASGALRALHESTGLTTHFAIRNLDEAVYVDKLEGRRPYQMPSRIGMSVPLHTTAIGKAILAELSDEEILSICRRTGMAQRTPKTLTSEEDLLTHLARVRALGYAVDDEENEPGIRCVGAPVFDHTGQVLGGISISTLAMDMGMDGLEAYAPEVIASARDVSAALGAAVPTVRS from the coding sequence GTGCCCAGAGAAGGCAGTTCCATCGACAAGACACTCGCGGTGCTCGAAGCGCTCGCCGAGCACCACCGCGTCACGGACATCGCGGCCGCGACCGGGGTGTCCAAGTCGACCGTGCACCGCATCCTGCAGGCCCTGGTGCTGTGGGGGTTCGCGCGCGCCGACGGGTCGGGTGCCTACGAGCCGGGGCCGCGCATCCTGACGCTTGCCGGCAGGGTGATGCACCGGTTCGACCCGGCGCGGCAGGCCTCGGGTGCGCTGCGGGCGCTGCACGAGAGCACGGGGTTGACCACCCACTTCGCGATCCGCAACCTCGACGAGGCGGTCTACGTCGACAAGCTCGAGGGGCGGCGGCCCTACCAGATGCCTTCCCGGATCGGCATGAGCGTGCCGCTGCACACGACGGCGATCGGCAAGGCGATCCTCGCGGAGCTGAGCGACGAGGAGATCCTGAGCATCTGCCGGCGCACCGGCATGGCACAGCGCACGCCCAAGACGCTGACCAGCGAGGAAGACCTGCTGACCCATCTGGCGCGGGTGCGGGCGCTGGGCTACGCGGTGGACGACGAGGAAAACGAGCCGGGCATCCGCTGCGTGGGCGCCCCGGTCTTCGACCACACCGGGCAGGTGCTCGGTGGCATCTCCATCTCGACGCTGGCGATGGACATGGGCATGGACGGCCTTGAGGCCTACGCCCCAGAGGTCATCGCCTCCGCGCGGGACGTGTCCGCCGCGCTGGGGGCCGCGGTGCCCACCGTCCGTTCCTGA
- a CDS encoding FAD-dependent oxidoreductase gives MDRILAERGPAGIRLGPVEWASTFRVHRRICTRFQHGRVFLVGDAAHVHSPAGGQGLNTGVQDAHHLATAMAAVAHGRAGEELLGSYTRWRKPVVRRVVREADLQNRLWLLRCPAAVTARDVAVRLADRAGLLRRYARVLANRSAGSKTNRPAGSAGRHTV, from the coding sequence ATGGACCGCATCCTGGCCGAGCGCGGACCGGCCGGCATCCGGCTCGGCCCCGTGGAGTGGGCCAGCACGTTCCGGGTGCACCGGCGGATCTGCACGCGGTTTCAGCACGGCCGCGTCTTCCTGGTCGGCGACGCCGCACACGTGCACAGCCCGGCCGGCGGCCAGGGCCTGAACACCGGCGTCCAGGACGCCCACCACCTCGCCACCGCGATGGCCGCCGTGGCGCACGGCCGGGCGGGCGAGGAGCTGCTCGGGTCGTACACCCGGTGGCGCAAGCCCGTCGTGCGGCGGGTGGTGCGCGAGGCCGACCTGCAGAACCGGCTGTGGCTGCTGCGCTGCCCCGCCGCCGTCACCGCCCGCGATGTCGCCGTGCGGCTCGCGGACCGCGCCGGGCTGCTGCGCCGGTACGCCCGCGTGCTCGCCAACCGGTCCGCCGGTTCCAAAACCAACCGTCCCGCCGGCTCCGCCGGACGTCACACCGTCTAG
- a CDS encoding alpha/beta hydrolase, translating to MFRHLVLTALALLGPTTAAPAAEQILDTPVSFTVRNVNRSALACPADGRTYTVRGHLTAPRSALRGDGHTVTLYQHGIAGGEWYWRLNVPGYDHAREMAERGHASVTIDRIGYDSSDAPDGYTTCIGAQADITHQIGQQLRAGGYRLGGGRTAPAFDRLVLAGQSNGGLIANLAVISFGGFDALSVHGWGDLGFTPQADRRFWDATARCIRGAASGERGYVYYDVGSTDFLDGNFADADPRVRDAVVPLQNPHPCGDMTSITAGIYTDLRRLGEIRVPVLVVYGERDARIQNGELQRSLYKGSPDADLVTVPAAGHYMGLERNARTVHDAMASWLAGLP from the coding sequence ATGTTCCGCCATCTCGTCCTGACCGCCCTCGCACTGCTGGGTCCGACCACGGCCGCGCCGGCCGCGGAGCAGATCCTGGACACGCCGGTCAGCTTCACCGTCCGCAACGTCAACCGCTCGGCGCTGGCATGCCCGGCCGACGGCCGCACCTACACCGTCCGGGGGCACCTCACCGCACCGCGGTCCGCACTGCGCGGAGACGGCCACACGGTCACGCTCTACCAGCACGGTATCGCCGGCGGCGAGTGGTACTGGCGGCTGAACGTGCCCGGCTACGACCACGCCCGGGAGATGGCCGAGCGCGGGCACGCCTCGGTCACCATCGACCGGATCGGCTACGACTCCAGCGACGCGCCCGACGGGTACACCACCTGCATCGGCGCGCAGGCCGACATCACCCATCAGATCGGGCAGCAGCTGCGCGCCGGCGGGTACCGGCTCGGCGGCGGGCGGACCGCGCCCGCGTTCGACCGGCTGGTGCTGGCCGGGCAGTCCAACGGCGGCCTGATCGCCAACCTTGCCGTCATCTCCTTCGGCGGCTTCGACGCGCTGTCCGTGCACGGCTGGGGCGACCTGGGCTTCACACCACAGGCCGACCGGCGGTTCTGGGACGCCACCGCGCGCTGCATCCGCGGTGCCGCCTCGGGTGAGCGCGGCTACGTGTACTACGACGTCGGCAGCACGGACTTCCTGGACGGCAACTTCGCCGACGCCGACCCGCGGGTGCGCGACGCGGTCGTGCCGCTGCAGAACCCGCATCCGTGCGGCGACATGACCTCCATCACCGCCGGCATCTACACCGACCTGCGCCGGCTGGGCGAGATCCGGGTGCCGGTGCTCGTCGTGTACGGCGAACGGGACGCCCGTATCCAGAACGGCGAACTGCAGCGCTCGCTGTACAAGGGGTCACCCGACGCCGACCTGGTGACGGTTCCCGCCGCCGGCCACTACATGGGCCTCGAGCGCAACGCCCGGACCGTCCACGACGCGATGGCTTCCTGGCTGGCCGGGCTGCCCTGA
- a CDS encoding SDR family oxidoreductase: MTAPAESMFSLRGRTALVTGARGGIGRAAAVALARAGADLVLHARDGGLDEVEAEVRAAGRSSTRWILDLSATASIPEAVAALPDVDILVNNAGTIRRAPAAAHRFGDWRAVLDVNLDAVFCLSQAVGARMLARGSGKIIMVASMLSFQGGWQVPGYTAAKHGVAGLTKALACEWAASGVQVNAVAPGYIATDNTAALRDDQVREREIRSRIPAARWGRPDDVAGAVVFLASAAADYVSGHVLAVDGGWLAR, from the coding sequence GTGACGGCTCCCGCCGAGTCGATGTTCTCGCTGCGGGGCCGGACGGCGCTGGTCACCGGCGCCCGCGGCGGGATCGGGCGGGCCGCGGCGGTCGCGCTCGCCCGCGCCGGCGCCGACCTTGTGCTGCACGCGCGCGACGGCGGCCTCGACGAGGTGGAGGCGGAGGTCCGCGCGGCCGGGCGGAGCTCCACCCGCTGGATCCTCGACCTTTCCGCGACCGCGTCCATCCCGGAGGCGGTCGCCGCACTGCCCGATGTGGACATCCTGGTCAACAACGCGGGCACCATCCGCCGCGCGCCGGCCGCGGCGCACCGCTTCGGCGACTGGCGCGCGGTGCTCGACGTCAACCTGGACGCGGTGTTCTGCCTGAGCCAGGCGGTGGGCGCGCGCATGCTGGCCCGCGGCAGCGGAAAGATCATCATGGTCGCGTCGATGCTGTCGTTCCAGGGCGGGTGGCAGGTGCCCGGCTACACGGCGGCCAAGCACGGCGTGGCCGGCCTGACGAAGGCGCTGGCCTGCGAATGGGCCGCCTCCGGCGTGCAGGTCAACGCCGTCGCGCCGGGCTACATCGCGACCGACAACACCGCCGCCCTCCGCGACGACCAGGTCCGCGAGCGCGAGATCAGGTCGCGCATACCGGCCGCCCGCTGGGGCCGGCCCGACGACGTGGCCGGCGCGGTCGTCTTCCTGGCCTCCGCGGCGGCCGACTACGTGAGCGGCCACGTGCTCGCCGTCGACGGCGGCTGGCTAGCCCGATAG
- a CDS encoding DUF2243 domain-containing protein — protein sequence MAQTQPGRWVGSVLGPGLLLGAGLGGFVDGILLHQILRWHHLLTARRDADLTANLVADGLFHAATWFAVFGGLMWLWQRSRARSRSFPWPALIGPLLAGWGLFNLTEGLVNHHVLGLHHVRAGAHQTVYDIGFLVFGLLLAVLGTWTYRRSLATGEGVSRDVR from the coding sequence ATGGCGCAGACGCAGCCCGGTCGATGGGTGGGATCGGTCCTCGGTCCGGGGCTGCTGCTGGGCGCGGGCCTGGGCGGCTTCGTGGACGGCATCCTGCTGCACCAGATCCTGCGCTGGCACCACCTGCTGACCGCCCGCCGCGACGCCGACCTGACCGCTAATCTCGTCGCCGACGGGCTGTTCCACGCGGCGACGTGGTTTGCCGTCTTCGGCGGGCTGATGTGGCTGTGGCAGCGCAGCAGGGCGCGTTCCAGAAGCTTCCCGTGGCCCGCCCTGATCGGACCGCTGCTGGCCGGGTGGGGGCTGTTCAACCTGACCGAAGGGCTGGTGAACCACCATGTTCTGGGCCTGCACCACGTCCGGGCCGGCGCGCACCAGACCGTGTACGACATCGGTTTTCTGGTCTTCGGTCTGCTGCTCGCCGTCCTTGGGACCTGGACCTACCGGCGAAGCCTCGCCACCGGTGAGGGAGTGAGCCGCGATGTCCGGTGA
- a CDS encoding TetR/AcrR family transcriptional regulator, whose protein sequence is MTSQAPADRESTGIEDAVLDATRDCVLAYGVRRTTLTDVAKRAGVSRMSIYRRWPDVQSLVADLMSREWHAVLVAAAAAGLKRRGRQRTRGVAEIVAVVRGLREHPLLRKIKEVDPEILLPYMLDRRGASQEEMLEFVVQALRTGQQDGSIRAGDPERMGRAILLAAQPFALSAALATDKYDATELDAELTALLDAYLSP, encoded by the coding sequence GTGACGTCACAAGCTCCCGCCGATCGCGAGTCCACCGGCATCGAAGACGCCGTGCTGGATGCCACCCGTGACTGCGTTTTGGCGTACGGGGTTCGGCGTACCACGCTCACCGATGTGGCGAAACGGGCCGGCGTGTCCCGGATGTCGATCTACCGTCGCTGGCCGGACGTTCAGTCGCTGGTCGCGGACCTGATGAGCCGGGAGTGGCACGCGGTGCTCGTCGCCGCTGCGGCGGCTGGCCTGAAGCGGCGCGGTCGGCAGCGTACCCGGGGCGTGGCGGAGATCGTCGCGGTCGTGCGCGGGCTGCGCGAGCACCCGCTGCTGCGGAAGATCAAGGAGGTCGACCCGGAGATCCTGCTGCCGTACATGCTGGACCGCCGCGGCGCCAGCCAGGAGGAGATGCTCGAGTTCGTGGTGCAGGCGCTGCGGACCGGGCAGCAGGATGGATCGATCCGGGCGGGTGATCCGGAGCGGATGGGCCGGGCAATCCTGCTGGCGGCGCAGCCGTTCGCGCTGTCGGCGGCTCTGGCGACCGACAAGTACGACGCGACCGAGCTCGACGCGGAGTTGACCGCGTTGCTGGATGCGTACCTGTCGCCGTGA
- a CDS encoding HAD family hydrolase: MRPIAFFDVDGTLVAGTTMREFLRFRLGTAAAEQRWRELRGDGAGRAEANRRYFRLYAGTRWAELMSEGRRWYDTWSRRPDGYVSGGLGALRRHRAHGHAVVLVSGSFLPCLLPIAEHLGADAVLCTEPETDGGGVLTGTAQPMIGRAKAVAAQRLAADWHVPAGHCFAYGDHASDLDLLGAVGHPAVVGDDPDLLRLAARYGWPRLPAQPVAAPDPCYCGCAVAAWSMPTVEIHPPAGHGAPPRNARTKEAS; this comes from the coding sequence ATGAGACCGATCGCGTTCTTCGACGTCGACGGCACGCTCGTGGCCGGCACGACGATGCGCGAGTTCCTGCGCTTCCGGCTCGGCACGGCCGCGGCGGAGCAGCGCTGGCGTGAGCTGCGCGGCGACGGTGCCGGGCGTGCGGAGGCGAACCGCCGCTACTTCCGGCTGTACGCCGGGACCCGCTGGGCCGAGCTGATGTCCGAAGGAAGGCGGTGGTACGACACGTGGTCGCGCCGCCCCGACGGCTACGTCTCGGGCGGCCTCGGCGCGCTGCGCCGCCACCGCGCGCACGGCCACGCCGTCGTGCTCGTCTCCGGCTCGTTCCTGCCCTGCCTGCTCCCGATCGCCGAGCACCTCGGCGCGGACGCGGTGCTGTGCACCGAGCCGGAGACCGACGGCGGCGGGGTGCTCACCGGCACCGCCCAGCCGATGATCGGCCGGGCCAAGGCGGTGGCGGCGCAACGGCTCGCCGCGGACTGGCACGTACCGGCCGGTCACTGCTTCGCGTACGGAGACCACGCCAGCGACCTGGACCTGCTGGGCGCGGTGGGGCACCCGGCGGTGGTCGGCGACGACCCGGACCTGCTCCGGCTGGCCGCACGGTACGGCTGGCCGAGGCTGCCGGCTCAGCCGGTGGCCGCCCCGGACCCCTGCTACTGCGGCTGCGCGGTGGCGGCATGGTCGATGCCCACTGTGGAGATTCACCCGCCGGCGGGCCATGGCGCCCCGCCGCGGAACGCGCGAACGAAGGAGGCATCATGA
- a CDS encoding AfsA-related hotdog domain-containing protein, with the protein MRDVWVVGDRFAGFARLNGVTTVSGAGDVLDGEPVTLRLGQGVGPHERDHLRALVERRGLADRVVVVDTTPAPAGRDLVHKHLAANVLLGDVHAAGGGIVTAALRLAGENELLLDHQTGLHVQGMVVIEAVRQMLLAAYATASRRPDDYVVWNGIQLDFESFLFPLPARLYCALEPVTDGRGTARVQVEQGGRRVASALARFTAFAAERIAPVEQRRAEGALRAGMPESLTAGAST; encoded by the coding sequence GTGCGAGACGTATGGGTAGTCGGCGACAGGTTCGCGGGCTTCGCCCGGCTGAACGGGGTCACCACCGTGTCCGGCGCCGGCGACGTGCTCGACGGCGAGCCGGTCACACTGCGGCTGGGCCAGGGCGTGGGACCGCACGAGCGCGACCACCTCCGCGCGCTCGTCGAACGGCGGGGGCTGGCGGACCGGGTGGTCGTCGTGGACACCACGCCGGCGCCGGCCGGCCGGGACCTCGTGCACAAGCACCTGGCGGCGAACGTGCTGCTCGGCGACGTGCACGCGGCCGGCGGCGGGATAGTCACCGCGGCGTTGCGGCTGGCCGGCGAGAACGAGCTGCTGCTCGACCACCAGACCGGCCTGCACGTACAGGGAATGGTCGTCATCGAGGCCGTCCGGCAGATGCTGCTCGCGGCGTACGCCACGGCGAGCCGCCGGCCCGACGACTACGTGGTCTGGAACGGCATCCAGCTCGACTTCGAGAGCTTCCTGTTTCCGCTGCCGGCGCGGCTGTACTGCGCGCTGGAGCCGGTCACCGACGGGCGGGGAACCGCGCGCGTCCAGGTGGAGCAGGGCGGTCGCCGCGTGGCGAGCGCGCTGGCGCGGTTCACCGCGTTCGCGGCGGAGCGGATCGCGCCGGTCGAACAGCGGCGGGCCGAGGGAGCGCTGCGGGCCGGGATGCCCGAGAGCCTGACCGCAGGAGCGTCCACATGA
- a CDS encoding response regulator codes for MTIRVLLADDQPLVRTGIAMLLTAEPDIQVAGEAGDGDQAIALARSAQPDVVLMDVRMPRTDGVEATRRITADGFSDSHDRPLKVLMLTTYHIDEAVYAALRAGASGFLLKDAAPTELVAAVRAVATGDAWLHPAVARGLLAEFAARPEAKLPAPAELARLTTREREVLALVAQGLSNMEIAAEIFVGEATVKTHFGRILMKLGLRDRAQAVATAYQCGLVQPPPRQ; via the coding sequence GTGACCATTCGCGTGCTGCTCGCCGACGACCAACCGCTCGTGCGTACCGGAATCGCGATGCTCCTCACCGCGGAGCCGGACATCCAGGTCGCCGGCGAGGCCGGCGACGGCGATCAGGCGATCGCCCTCGCCCGCTCGGCGCAGCCCGACGTGGTACTCATGGATGTGCGCATGCCCCGAACGGACGGCGTCGAGGCCACCCGGCGGATCACCGCGGACGGCTTCTCCGACAGCCACGATCGGCCGCTCAAGGTGCTCATGCTGACCACGTACCACATCGACGAGGCGGTCTACGCCGCGCTGCGCGCCGGTGCCTCCGGCTTCCTGCTCAAGGACGCCGCCCCCACCGAGCTGGTCGCGGCGGTCCGCGCGGTGGCGACCGGCGACGCCTGGCTGCACCCGGCGGTCGCCCGCGGACTGCTGGCCGAGTTCGCCGCCCGCCCCGAGGCGAAGCTGCCGGCACCCGCCGAGCTCGCCCGCCTCACCACGCGGGAGCGTGAGGTGCTGGCGCTGGTTGCCCAAGGACTGTCCAACATGGAGATCGCCGCCGAGATCTTCGTCGGGGAGGCCACGGTCAAGACCCACTTCGGTCGCATCCTGATGAAACTCGGCCTGCGTGACCGCGCCCAAGCCGTCGCGACGGCCTACCAGTGCGGTCTGGTGCAGCCCCCACCCCGGCAGTGA
- a CDS encoding sensor histidine kinase has product MPADRAYAIGPRDLLLAVTVLVLDLTMFSYVGAASGPARAEVVVPYAALACAALLWRRRAPVLVFGVTWVHAMVAVLIPEMAYLPTIPMLAAMYTVTLDRGTRAGWLTLPLYLVPAAFAVADAVSRASIEEAWRNALIVAVMELSLGVAAVAFGRAALTIRRLGRVEAEAALSAERMRIARELHDIVAHSVTVIVLQAAGAQKLLRTRPEESGRALSQIGEVGKQAMDELRRLLRVLRAPDRATDGPEQSPAAPQPGLAQATALVASIRAAGTPVTLRHSGEPVSLEPGVDLAAYRIVQEALTNVTKHTPRGTAATVDVAWTGPALSLRIANPAPASGRPAAAGLTCGYGLLGIRERAALAGGDLSAGHTADGGFEVCATLPTTTPAGAPPLAVQPGTGKERP; this is encoded by the coding sequence ATGCCCGCCGACCGCGCGTACGCCATCGGCCCCAGGGACCTGCTGCTGGCGGTCACCGTACTGGTGCTGGATCTGACGATGTTCTCGTACGTGGGCGCCGCCAGCGGCCCCGCCCGCGCCGAGGTCGTCGTGCCCTACGCCGCCCTGGCCTGCGCGGCGCTGCTCTGGCGGCGCCGCGCACCGGTGCTGGTGTTCGGGGTGACCTGGGTCCACGCGATGGTCGCCGTGCTGATCCCGGAGATGGCCTACCTGCCGACGATCCCGATGCTCGCCGCCATGTACACGGTGACGCTCGACCGGGGCACCCGGGCCGGCTGGCTGACCCTGCCGCTCTACCTGGTGCCGGCGGCGTTCGCGGTCGCCGACGCGGTCAGCCGCGCCTCGATCGAGGAAGCCTGGCGCAACGCGCTGATCGTCGCCGTCATGGAGCTGTCCCTCGGCGTCGCGGCGGTGGCGTTCGGCCGGGCGGCGCTGACCATCCGCCGCCTCGGCCGGGTGGAGGCCGAAGCTGCCCTCAGCGCCGAACGCATGCGGATCGCCCGCGAGCTGCACGACATCGTCGCCCACTCGGTGACCGTCATCGTCCTGCAGGCAGCCGGCGCGCAGAAGCTGCTCCGCACCAGACCGGAAGAGAGCGGCCGCGCCCTCAGCCAGATCGGCGAGGTCGGCAAGCAGGCCATGGACGAGCTGCGCCGGCTGCTGCGCGTCCTCCGCGCCCCGGACCGTGCGACGGACGGGCCGGAACAGTCGCCGGCCGCGCCGCAGCCGGGCCTGGCGCAGGCCACCGCGCTCGTCGCGAGCATCCGGGCGGCCGGGACCCCGGTCACCCTCCGGCACTCCGGCGAACCCGTGTCCCTGGAACCCGGCGTCGACCTCGCCGCGTACCGCATCGTGCAGGAAGCCCTCACCAACGTCACGAAGCACACCCCGCGCGGCACCGCCGCCACCGTCGACGTGGCCTGGACCGGCCCGGCGCTCAGCCTCCGGATCGCCAACCCGGCGCCGGCGTCCGGCCGACCCGCCGCGGCGGGACTCACCTGCGGGTACGGCCTGCTCGGCATCCGCGAACGGGCCGCGCTCGCCGGCGGCGACCTGAGCGCGGGGCACACCGCTGACGGCGGCTTCGAGGTCTGCGCCACCCTCCCCACCACGACGCCCGCCGGCGCGCCGCCGCTGGCCGTACAGCCCGGGACAGGAAAGGAAAGGCCGTGA
- a CDS encoding 3-oxoacyl-ACP synthase III family protein, whose product MTAATILGTGSALPARLVGNAEVGAPAGVDAAWVVAKTGIRYRRWAAPGELTSDLAVAAARRALRSAGRRPEQVGVIVVATSTPDQPQPPTAAAVQHRLGARDAAAFDVNAVCSGFVFALATAHGMVAGDRCALVIGADVYSRILDPTDRRSAILFGDGAGAAVLGPARDGGDTALRLHTFGAHRDLIRVPPGGHFTMDGRAVRGFVRDRVPDLVHRFLADRSVPRDAVAHLVPHQANGVMLDELGAALDLPAATVHRTVETYGNTGAASVPVTLDHAARAGRIRAGERVLLLGFGGGMAVGMALLTWSPA is encoded by the coding sequence ATGACAGCGGCGACGATTCTCGGCACCGGGTCCGCGCTGCCGGCCCGCCTGGTCGGCAACGCCGAGGTCGGTGCGCCGGCCGGGGTCGACGCGGCCTGGGTGGTGGCGAAGACCGGCATCCGGTACCGGCGGTGGGCCGCGCCGGGCGAGCTGACCTCCGATCTGGCGGTGGCGGCGGCGCGGCGGGCACTGCGCAGCGCGGGGCGGCGGCCGGAGCAGGTCGGCGTGATCGTGGTCGCCACGTCCACACCGGACCAGCCGCAGCCACCGACCGCCGCGGCGGTGCAGCACCGGCTCGGCGCCCGGGACGCGGCCGCGTTCGACGTCAACGCCGTGTGCAGCGGGTTCGTGTTCGCGCTGGCCACCGCGCACGGCATGGTCGCCGGCGACCGCTGCGCGCTGGTGATCGGCGCGGACGTGTACTCGCGGATCCTGGATCCCACCGACCGGCGCAGCGCGATCCTGTTCGGCGACGGCGCGGGGGCCGCGGTGCTCGGACCGGCACGGGACGGCGGTGACACCGCGCTGCGGCTGCACACGTTCGGCGCACACCGGGACCTGATCCGCGTACCGCCGGGCGGTCACTTCACCATGGACGGCCGGGCGGTGCGCGGATTCGTCCGCGACCGCGTACCCGACCTGGTGCACCGCTTCCTCGCGGACCGTTCGGTGCCCCGGGACGCCGTGGCGCATCTCGTGCCGCACCAGGCCAACGGGGTGATGCTGGACGAGCTCGGCGCGGCGCTCGACCTGCCGGCGGCCACCGTGCACCGGACCGTCGAGACGTACGGCAACACCGGCGCCGCCTCGGTGCCGGTGACCCTCGACCACGCCGCCCGCGCCGGCCGGATCCGGGCGGGCGAACGGGTGCTGCTGCTCGGCTTCGGCGGCGGCATGGCGGTCGGCATGGCCCTGCTCACCTGGAGCCCGGCATGA
- a CDS encoding YihY/virulence factor BrkB family protein yields the protein MSGDARETGAGRAPDRPSRLGGRAWWGVLRRTVREFGDDKLTDWAAALTYYAVLSIFPGLLVLVSVLGLVGAPALQPLIDNMGTIAPGPVGQILTDGARGLTEAQGAAGILAIVGAAGALWSASGYIAAFMRAANAIYDVPEGRPFWKTVPIRLGVTIVIGVLLAVSAFMVVLTGDLAERVGDAFGVGSVLVTAWGIVKWPILVVIVSQMFALLYWATPNARQGGYRWISPGGLLAVVLWMVASAGFAVYVANFGSYNKTYGVLGGVIIFFVWLWISNVAILLGAEFDAELHRARAIEAGHPADREPYVELRDTRTLDD from the coding sequence ATGTCCGGTGACGCGCGCGAAACCGGTGCCGGGCGGGCGCCGGACCGGCCGAGCCGGCTCGGTGGCCGGGCGTGGTGGGGGGTGCTGCGCCGCACGGTGCGGGAGTTCGGCGACGACAAGCTGACCGACTGGGCGGCGGCGCTGACCTACTATGCGGTGCTGTCGATCTTCCCGGGCCTGCTGGTGCTCGTGTCCGTGCTGGGGCTGGTCGGTGCGCCGGCGCTGCAGCCGCTGATCGACAACATGGGCACCATCGCGCCGGGGCCGGTCGGGCAGATCCTCACCGACGGGGCGCGCGGCCTGACCGAGGCGCAGGGTGCCGCGGGCATCCTCGCCATCGTCGGCGCGGCGGGCGCGCTGTGGTCGGCGTCCGGCTACATCGCCGCGTTCATGCGGGCGGCGAACGCGATCTACGACGTACCGGAGGGGCGGCCGTTCTGGAAGACGGTGCCGATCCGGCTCGGCGTGACCATCGTGATCGGGGTGCTGCTCGCGGTCAGCGCGTTCATGGTGGTGCTCACCGGCGACCTGGCCGAGCGGGTCGGCGACGCGTTCGGTGTCGGGTCGGTGCTGGTGACGGCGTGGGGGATCGTGAAGTGGCCGATCCTCGTGGTCATCGTCAGCCAGATGTTCGCGCTGCTCTACTGGGCGACGCCCAACGCACGCCAGGGCGGCTACCGGTGGATCAGCCCCGGCGGGCTGCTCGCCGTGGTGCTGTGGATGGTCGCCTCGGCCGGGTTCGCGGTGTACGTCGCCAACTTCGGCTCCTACAACAAGACCTACGGTGTCCTCGGCGGGGTCATCATCTTCTTCGTCTGGCTGTGGATCTCCAACGTCGCGATCCTGCTGGGTGCCGAGTTCGACGCCGAGCTGCACCGGGCCCGCGCGATCGAGGCCGGACATCCCGCGGACCGCGAGCCGTACGTCGAGCTGCGCGACACCCGCACCCTCGACGACTAG